The genomic segment AGGCTCGGCGGGCGCGGGCGGAACCGCCGGCGCCGACGGCGAGTCGGACCCCTTGTACGATCAGGCGGTCGAGGTCGTCATCAAGAACCGGCGCGCGTCGATCTCGCTCGTGCAGCGGCATTTGCGCATCGGCTACAACCGCGCGGCGCGCCTGCTCGAACAGATGGAGAACTCGGGGCTCGTGTCGGCGATGTCGTCGAACGGCAACCGCGAAATCCTGACGCCGGCGCGCGACGAGCAATGACGCGCGCCGGGAATCAAAGGGAGAACACAACGATGAAACACCTTACGGGGAACCGCACGCTCAAGGTCTTGAGCGCTGCATTGTTTTCGGCGTCGATGCTGTTTGCATCGCACGCATTCGCGAGCGGCACGGAACAGTTGAAGGCGTTCGTGTCGCAGGTGCGCGCAGCGCGCGGCGACTTCACGCAACAGGAAATCAAGGCGCCCGGCCGCGCGAACAACGGCGCCACCTCGACCACGGTGCCGACCAAGGGCGCGACCTCCAGCGGCACGTTCATGTTCGCGCGGCCGGGCAAGTTCATCTGGTCCTATCAGAAGCCGTATTCGCAAATCCTGCAGGCCGATGGCGACAAGCTCTACGTCTACGACAAGGACCTGAACCAGGTCACGGTGCGCACGCTCGGCGGTTCGCTCGGCGCGAGCCCGGCGGCGATTCTGTTCGGCAGCAACGATCTGGAAAAGAACTTCAATCTGCGTGATGCGGGCGAGAAGGGCGGCATCGACTGGCTCGAACTTACGCCGAAGGCGAAGGACACGCAGTTCGAGACGGTCGGCATCGGCTTCAAGGACGGCAACCTGCAGGCGATGGAACTGCACGACGTGTTCGGCAACGTCACGCTGCTCACGTTCTCGAACATCCAGAAGAACCCGCCGATCAAGAGCGATACCTTCAAGTTCACCGTGCCGAAGGGCGCGGACGTGATCAACGGCTGATCCGCAAAGGGCGCGACGCAAAGCGCCCTTTTTTCATTCGATAGCCGCGTGCGCCGCGGCCATATCCTCGATAAACGCCTCGACGATTTCGCGTTTTGCGTCACGCGCGCCGCTTGCACGCTCCGCGCGCGTGACCATCTGAAACGCGACGCGATAGCGCATCGCCTGCGGATTCAATGGCGCGAGCAGACCGTCCTTCACATACGGCGCGGCGAAATGCTCGGGCAGATAGCCGAGATGCCGTCCCGACAGCACGAGCATCGCGACGGCTTCCATGTTGTCCGCGAGCGCGCCGATATTGCGCGGCGTGAGTTCGCCCGCCTCCGGCAGCGGATAGCTGCGCCACGCCCAGTCATGCTCGAACGCTTGCGTCACGCCGACGCGCCCGGCCTGCGCGAACAACGGATGCTCGTGCCCGCAATACGCGAGCTGGTCCTCCGCGAAGATCTCCGTGTAGTCGAGCGACGGCACGCGATGCCAGAAATATCCGATCGCCATCTGGATGCGCTCGGCCAGCAGCATTTCCTCCAGTTCGCCCGGCGAGCGCACGAGCACCGCGAAGCGCACGGATTCGTCGCGCTGCCGGAACCGCGCGATCGCCTGACTGACGCGCGCATTCGCGCTCACGGGCGTGTTGCCGATCATCCCGAGCGTGAGCGTGCCGACGAGCTTCTTGCCGACGTTGCGCGCGGTCGAATCGAAGGTATCGATGGCCCCGAGCAGCGTCCTGCACGCGTCGACGAACTGTTCGCCGCGCGATGTCAGCGCGAAGCCGCCGCGCCCGCGTTCGCAGAGCCGGTAGCCGAGCCGCGTTTCGAGCGTCGCGAGCTGCGTGCTGATGGTCGATTGCCCGACGTTGAGCGTCGCCTGTGCCGACGAGACGCCGCCCGCATCGGCGATGGCGAGAAACACGCGGATCAGGCGCAGGTCGAGGTCGGAAAGGTGAGTGAACATGGGCGTCGCCGATACATCGATAAATATCGATGTTAAGTTATTTTCATCGCCATTTCATCTTCGCGAAAAAGCGGCTATTAATGGTGTCATCTCAACGCGCACACATCCGACGCCATGAATACATCCTCACTTTTCGCGCCCGCCGAACATTTCGATTCGCACTTTCTCGAACAGCGCGCCGAGCGTCCGCAGCCGCTGTCGGGCAACCAGATGCCGCGCTGCGGCGGCATCACGACGATGATGCGCCTGCCGCACGTGCAGTCGGCTTCAGGGCTGGATGCGTGCTTCGTCGGCGTGCCGTTCGATCTCGGTACGTCCAACCGGACCGGCGCGCGTTTCGGTCCGCGCCAGGTGCGCAGCGAATCCGTGCTGCTGCGCCCCTACAACATGGCGACGCGCGCCGCGCCGTTCGATTCGCTGCGCGTCGCGGATATCGGCGATGTCGCGATCAATCCGTACAACCTGCTCGATTCGATCGACCGCATCGAGCGCGCGTACCGCGAAATCCTCAAGCACGACTGCAAGCCGCTCACGCTCGGCGGCGACCACACCATCGCGTTGCCGATCCTGCGGGCGATTCACGCGAAGCACGGCAAGGTCGGGCTGATTCATATCGATGCCCACGCGGACGTCAACGACACCATGTTCGGCGAGAAGATCGCGCACGGCACGCCGTTCCGTCGCGCGGTGGAGGAGGGCCTGCTCGATTGCTCGCGCGTGGTGCAGATCGGTCTGCGCGGCACGGGCTACGAAGCCGGCGATTTCGACTGGTGCCGCGAGCAGGGCTTTCGCGTCGTGCAGACGGAAGAATGCTGGAACAAGTCGCTCGCGCCGCTAATGGACGAAGTGCGCGCGCAGATGGGCGACGGCCCCGTCTACATCACGTTCGATATCGACGGCATCGATCCGGCGTTCGCGCCGGGCACCGGCACGCCGGAAATCGCCGGATTGACCGTGCCGCAGGCGCTGGAGATCGTGCGCGGGGCGCGCGGGCTGAATATCGTCGGCGCGGATCTGGTGGAAGTCGCGCCGCCCTATGACCCGTTCGGCACGACGGCGCTGCTGGGCGCGAACCTCGCGTTCGAATTGCTGTGCGTGTTGCCGGGCGTCGAGTATCGCGCGGCGAAGTAGGTCACGCGTAAGCGCGACGCCTGCCCGACACGAGCAGCAGATAGCACACCGCGCCGAGCGCGAGTGCGGGCAGCGTCGCGCCGAGATTCGGCAGCCATTGATTGATCGCGTGATACGCCGCGATCCCGATGCCCCACGCGACGAACGCGCTCACGTGCCAGCCGCCCGAATAGCCGTAGCGCCCGTCGGCAGCGCCGAGCGCGGCGGCATCGATGCGGCGCTTCCTCACGATGAAGTGATCCGCCAGCACGACGCCGAAGAGCGGCGCGAACACCGAGCCGATCAGCAACAGGAAGTTCTGATACTTGCCCATCTCGACGGCGAGCGCGACGAGCGTGCATAACGCGCCGAACGCGCACGAGAGCATCGGCACGCTGGCGCGCGCCCAGAACGTTCCCGTCGATACGGCTGCCGAGTGGATATCAGCGAAGGCGTTGTCGATTTCATCGATCAGAATCAGAAATAGCGCGAGGCCGCCGCCAGCCTGCGCGAGCGCGGTCGTGAGGAGCGTATCGCCGCCGCCCGCCGCGAGGCCGTAGATCGCGCCGAGCGCGTAGAACCACACGTTCGCGATGCCGTAGCCGAGCAGCGTGCCGCGAAACGTGCCGCCCGCGCTCTTGCCGAAGCGCGTGTAATCGGCGATCAGCGGCAGCCACGAGAGCGGCATCGCGACGACCAGATCGATGCCCGCCCCGAACGCCATCTCGCCCGTGCCGGCGCGCGACATCAGCGCGCCAATGTCCTGTTTGGCCAGCAGATTCCAGGTGAGCCAGCCCGCGCCGCCGAGCAGGAGCCACACGCCCCACGTACGCAGAAAGCGCCGCACGAACGAGAGCGGGCCGCTGATCGCGAGCAGCGTCGCGAGCGCGCCGAAGATCAGCGTCCAGACGAGCGGCATCGACAAATGGAAGGATTGCTTCGCGAGGGCATCGGCGGAATCGCGCATCACGATGATTTCGAACGAGCCCCAGCCGACGAGCTGGATCGCGTTGAGCACCGCCGGCACCGACGCGCCGCGCACGCCGAGCGTCGGCCGCAGCGACGACATCGCCGCAAGCCCGGTATCCGTGCCGATCACGCCTGCGAGCGCGAGCAGCACGACGCCGATCACCGTGCCGATGACGATGGCCGCGAGCGCGTGCGGCAGCGACAGTCCCGGCACCAGCAGCGCGCCCGCCTGCGCGACCAGAAGGCCGATGCCGAGCGAGAACCACAGCGCGAAGGCATCGCTCGTGCCGAATGCGCGCCGCTCGGGCGGAACCGGCGTGAGCGGCGCGTAGGTCGACGTTTCGCCGTGCGCTGCGGCGTTCGTGGCGTGTTCTTGCCCCATCGGATTGCGTCCTTTATATGGTCAGAGCGTGATTCAACCGGCGCGTGGCCCGCTTCGTGCGAAAGCCGTGCGCCGTCAGGCTGTCATAATGACCCGATTCTGCGGCCGCGCCGCGCTTTTCGGGAAGCGCGAGATTATCGCCGCGATCCACCCAACTGCGTCAACCTGCATCGCACAGCACATGTTCGAAGAAAACCGTGGCACCGTTCCGCTCGCGGAGCGCCTGCGCCCCCGCACCATCGACGACGTGATCGGCCAGAAGCATCTGCTCGGCAAAGCGAAGCCGCTACGCGTCGCGTTCGAATCGGGCGAAGCGCATTCGATGATTCTCTGGGGCCCGCCCGGCGTCGGCAAGACCACGCTCGCGCGTCTCATGGCCGATGCGTTCCACGCGCAGTTCATCTCGCTGTCGGCGGTGCTTTCCGGCGTCAAGGATATCCGCGAGGCGGTGGAAACCGCGCAGATCCATCGCGCGAACGGGCATCAGACGCTCGTGTTCGTCGACGAGGTGCATCGCTTCAACAAGAGTCAGCAGGACGCGTTCTTGCCGCACGTGGAGTCGGGCCTGTTCGTGTTCGTCGGCGCGACGACGGAGAATCCGTCGTTCGAAGTGAACAGCGCGTTGCTGTCCCGCGCGGCGGTCTACGTACTGAAGAGTCTCGATGCCGACGAGCTGAAGGAACTGCTGGAGCGCGCGTCGAAGGAACTCGGCGGCCTCACGTTCACCGACGAAGCCCGCGACGCACTGATCGGCTCCGCCGACGGCGACGGCCGCAAGCTGCTGAACAACCTCGAGATCGTCGCGCGCGCGGCGGCGCAGCAAAAGCAGACGGAGATCGACGGCACGCTGCTCGGCAGTGCCCTCGCGGAGAATCTGCGGCGTTTCGACAAGGGCGGCGACGCGTTCTACGATCAGATCAGCGCGCTGCATAAATCGGTGCGCGGCAGCAATCCGGACGCCGCGCTCTACTGGTTCTGCCGCATGCTCGACGGCGGCGCGGACCCGCGCTACATGGCGCGGCGCATCGTGCGTATGGCGTGGGAGGACATAGGCCTCGCCGATCCGCGCGCCGCGCGCATCACGCTCGACGCCGCCGAGACCTACGAGCGGCTCGGCTCGCCGGAAGGCGAACTGGCGCTCGCGCAGGCGCTCATTTATCTGGCCGTCGCGCCGAAATCGAACGCGGGGTACAACGCGTACAACGAGGCGCGGCGCTTCGTCGGCAAAGATCAGTCGCGCGGCGTGCCGGTGCATCTGCGCAACGCGCCGACCAAACTGATGAAAGAACTCGGCTACGGTCACGAGTATCGTTACGCGCACGACGAGCCGGATGCCTACGCGGCCGGCGAAACCTATCTGCCCGACGGCATGCGCGATCCGCGCTGGTACCAGCCGACGCCGCGCGGGCTCGAAGGCAAGATCGGCGACAAGCTCGCGCGCCTCGCCGAACTCGACGAAGCCTGGCGGCGCGAGCATCGCGACGAGAAGAAGCGATGAAAACCGCGCCGTGCGTTTCGCGCGCGGGCACACTGCGTTTCGCCGGGCGCGTCGCCGATTGCGCCCGGCGCGCAATGACCGTGCGCTAAAATCAGCGTTTCCGATTACTTAACAAAGCAGCCCCCGCCATGCTCGACATCCAAACCCTCCGCAAAGACCTGGACGGCGTTGCGAAGCGCCTCGCCGATCGAGGCTACGCGCTCGACGTCGCCGCCTTTGCCGCGCTCGAAACCGAGCGCCGCGAGATCCAGACCCGCACCGAAGAACTGCAGGCGCGCCGCAACAGCCTGTCGAAACAGATCGGCGCGATGAAGGGGCGCGGCGAGGACACGTCGGCGGTGATGGCGGAAGTGGGCGGCATCGGCGACACGATGAAGGAATCGGCGGCGAAGCTGGACGATGTGCAGAAGCGGCTGTCCGATCTGATGCTGACGGTGCCGAACCTGCCGCACGAAAGCGTGCCGGTCGGCAACGACGAGACGCAGAACGTCGAAGTGCGGCGCTGGGGCACGCCGCGCGCGTTCGACTTCGAAGTCCGCGATCACGTCGATGTCGGCGCGCCGCTCGGCCTCGACTTCGAAACCGGCGCGAAGCTCTCGGGCGCGCGCTTCACGCTGCTGCGCGGACAGATCGCGCGGCTGCATCGCGCGCTCGCGCAGTTCATGATCGACACGCACACGGAACAGCACGGTTATACCGAGGCGTACACGCCGTACATCGTGAATCCGGAGATTCTCTACGGCACGGGCCAGTTGCCCAAGTTCGCCGACGACATGTTCCGCGTCGAAAAGGGCGGCGACGAGAACACGGTCACGCAGTACCTCATTTCGACCTCGGAGATTTCGCTCACGAATACCGTGCGCGACAGCATCCTCGAAGCGGATGCGCTGCCGGTCAAGCTCACCGCGCATTCGCCGTGCTTCCGCTCGGAAGCGGGCTCGTACGGGCGCGATACGCGCGGCCTGATCCGCCAGCATCAATTCGACAAGGTCGAGATGGTGCAGGTCGTGTCGCCGGAGCATTCCTATGCCGCGCTCGACGAGATGGTCGGGCAGGCGGAGACGATTCTGCAGAAGCTGGAACTGCCGTATCGCGTGATCACGCTGTGCACGGGCGACATGGGCTTTTCGGCGGCGAAGACGTTCGATCTCGAAGTGTGGCTGCCGGCGCAGAACACGTATCGCGAGATTTCGAGCTGCTCGAACACCGAGGCGTTCCAGGCGCGTCGCATGCAGGCGCGCTTCCGCAATGCGCAGGGCAAGCCGGAGTTCGTGCATACGCTGAACGGTTCGGGTCTGGCGGTCGGCCGTACGCTCGTCGCGGTGCTGGAGAACTTCCAGAATGCGGACGGCTCGGTGACGATTCCGGCCGTGTTGCGTCCGTATATGCGCGGTGCGGAAAGAATCGAAGTTTCCGCAGTAGTGTGACGTTTATTTTCAAAAAGGGGCTTGGAAAGCACGAAAGGGTTCGATATACTTTCGTTCTTCGTTGAGCAACGACCAGTTCACGAAGACCCGAAAGGGTAGACGGAGAGGTGGCAGAGTGGTCGAATGTACCTGACTCGAAATCAGGCGTACGGTTTTCCCGTACCGTGGGTTCGAATCCCACCCTCTCCGCCAAAATACTGAAACCCCGCATGTCGTGAGACTGCGGGGTTTTGCTTTTGGGCTTCGAGTTTCGGCTTCAATTCGTCGCTCCGCTTCGATGAAGCGGAGCGACAGCGTCAAGTCGTACAACGCGCGATATCGAAGCGCAGTTCCGGCTCCGGCACACCGCCATCGTCGCTCGACGACTGCTGCACCTTCACGATCGATCCATACGCCGAAGGCGTGAGCGTCACGAGCCACGCGTTCGATCCGACCAGCAATTCGGTCGTCCCTTGAGCGCGCCTCGTCTGCGCGGACGGAATCATGCGTTGCAGACAACTCGATATATCCGACGCAGGCCGCGCCGACGAAACGTGGATCACGGGCTTCGACGCGCGCAGCTCGGGATCGCTCGTCGAACTGCAGGCGACGAGGGCGGCGGCGCTCGAAAGTACAGCGGAAATCAAGGCAAATCGATGCAAGGTCATAGCGTTCCGGCAAGTTCGAATTCGCGCCACTAAAACACAAACACGCTTTCATCACAAGGGCGAGCGCCGTTCGCTTCGCGTTCGGTAGAGCGCACACGAAGCGTCGAAATGCAGCGCCCAAGCGGCTCTCCAAGCGGCGACGCCGCTCGGGAGTGCTATCATCGGCCCCATTGTCCTCGCGCGCGGCCTGCCTGAAACACCGGCGAAAGCGCACGCGCGGGCAGCACGCATCCGGCACGAACCCATTCGCATTGCTCAATGGCCATCACGCTCAAGACCCCCGCCGACATCGAAAAGTTGCGCATCTCCGGCCGCATGGCCGCCCAAGTCCTCGCGATGATCGCCGAACACGTCCGTCCGGGCGTCACCACGGATGAACTCGACGCCATCTGCAATCGCTTCATCGTCGACGAACTGAAGGCCATTCCCGCCAACGTCGGCTACATGGGTTTTCCGAAGACGGTCTGCACCTCGGTGAATCATGTCGTGTGCCACGGCATTCCCGGGCCGAAAGAACTGAAGGACGGCGACATCATCAACATCGATGTCGCGATCATCAAGGACGGCTACTACGGCGACACGAGCCGTATGTATTACGCCGGCACGCCGAGCGCCGAAGCGCGCCGCCTCACCGAAACGACCTACGAAGCCATGATCGCGGGCATCCGCGAAGTGCGCCCGGGCGCGACGCTCGGCGATGTCGGCGCGGCCATTCAGAGCGTCGCGCATCGGGAAGGCTTCTCCGTGGTGCGCGAGTACTGCGGCCACGGCATCGGCCGCGTGTATCACGAAGACCCGCAAGTGCTGCACTACGGTCAGCGCGGCGCGGGCCTGCGTCTGAAGCCCGGCCTCGTGTTCACCATCGAGCCGATGATCAACGCGGGCCGCGCGGCCACGCAGCAATCGCGCGACGGCTGGACCGTGACGACCAAGGACCGCTCGCTTTCCGCGCAATGGGAGCACATGGTCGCCGTCACCGATGAAGGCTTCGAGTTGCTCACGCCGTGGCCCGACGGCACGGGCAGTTATGCGGCGCCATGAGCGCGCATTCGCCGCTTTGGGCCGCGTCGTGTGCGCTGTAAAGCACTTTCCCGGATTTATGAATTGACGGGTACGCCCGTTCGGTTGAAGCTATATGAGTGGTCCACGCGCCGGACCGGCCGACAGAGCCGCACGCGCATGAGCCTGAAAGCCAGAGAGAAATAGCCCGCATGAGTCCCTCATTGACCGTCAGCCGCATCGCCGCGCAACAAGGTTTCGTGCTGCGTGAGCTTCGCACGGCATCGCTGCGCGAAGCGCCGTATGCATTCGGCGAGACGTTGGAAGATGCGCTGCTCGTCGAGCCGTCGTCGTTCGACGCAACCGCCGAGCTGCACGCGAATTCCCCCCGGCTCGCGACGTTTCTGCTCTACACGGAAGGTCATCCCTGCGGTCTCGTGCACGCCTACATCGAAGAGGCGCCGAACGCGCGCGCGTTCGTGAGCGCGCTGTGGGTCGCGCCCGCGGTGCGGCATCTGCGCGGCGGCGAGCTGCTCGTGAACGCTGCATCGCAATGGCTCGCGGAGCAGGGCGCCGCCGAAGTGCATGCGTGGATCTCCGAGGAAAACCGCACCGCGATGCGCTTCTACGAGCGCCTTCATTTCGGCCCTACCGGCGATCGCCGCGCAATGCCTTCGCACGAGCAGGAAGCCGAGTCGCTCTACGTGCGCCACATGCACTCCGAACATCACGCCTGACGCACGTAACTTCGAGCTCCGTCCTCGCTTCCCGCGCGCATCCCGTGCGTACGCGCGGCACACGTTCCTCGTTTCCGATCGCCGAAATCGGTCCTAAAAATTATGGCCGTGTGCGACAACGCCTGTAAAATACGCAAAATTTTTGGCCGTTCCTATGTCGCTCAACAAAACGCCCTTCTTTGAACTGCGCAGCGGCTCCGTCGACACGCTTCTCTTCGTCGTCAAGACTCCCGACCTCGACGCCCTGCGTACCGAACTCACGCGGCGCTTCGAAGCGACTCCCGAATTCTTCGCGGGCGACGTCGTCGCCATCGACGTGCGCCGTCTGGCTGATGCCGCGAAGGGCGGCGAAGGCGAGCGCGTGTCGCTCGCGGAACTCGAGACCTTGCTGAAGATCGTACGTATGCGGCCAATCGGCATCGTCGCGCTGCCCGCGCAGACGTGGGCGATCCAATGGGCGAACGAAGGCGGCCTGCCGGTGCTCGAAGCGCGCGACCGGCGCGGCGCGCCGAAGCCCTCCGTCGACGAAGCGAAGCCGAACACCGAAGCCGCCGCCGTGATCGAAGCGGCCGTTGCGAAGGCGCCCGCGCCCGCGGCGCTGCCCGCGCCCGCGACCATCATCGACCGGCCGCTGCGCTCGGGCCAGCAGGTCTACGCGAAGGGCGATCTCATCGTGCTCGGTCTCGTGTCGTATGGGGCCGAGGTGATCGCGGAAGGCAATATCCATATCTATGCGCCGTTGCGTGGCCGCGCGCTCGCGGGCGTGCACGGCAATCTCGACGCGCGGATCTTCTGCACGTGTCTCGAGCCGGAACTCATCTCCATCGCGGGCATCTATCGAACGACCGAGAACCCGCTGCCGGCCGACGTGCTCAGTAAGCCAGTGCAGATCTGGCTGAACGAAGAAAAACTCATGATCGAACCGCTGCGGCTGACCTGACGGGTCGGATCGACTCGCGCGCCCGATGCCCCTGGCGCGCGCTCGGCAGCACCGCGAGCGGACCTATTGACGAACACAAGGTACTTGTATGGCAAAAATCATTGTGGTGACTTCGGGGAAGGGCGGCGTCGGCAAGACGACCACCAGCGCGAGCTTCGCATCGGCGCTCGCATTGCGCGGCCACAAGACGGCCGTGATCGACTTCGACGTCGGTCTGCGCAATCTCGACCTCATCATGGGTTGCGAACGCCGCGTGGTGTACGACCTCATCAACGTCATTCAGGGCGAAGCGAACCTGCATCAGGCGCTCATCAAGGACAAGAAGTGCGAGAACCTCTTCATCCTGCCGGCATCGCAGACGCGCGATAAAGATGCGCTCACGCTCGAAGGCGTCGAGAAGGTCATCAACGAACTGATCAAGATGGACTTCGAGTACATCATCTGCGACTCGCCGGCGGGTATCGAATCCGGCGCGTTGATGGCGATGCACTTCGCCGACGAAGCGCTCATCGTGACGAATCCTGAAGTGTCGTCCGTGCGCGACTCGGATCGCATTCTCGGCATTCTGTCGTCGAAGACCAAGCGCGCGGTCGAAGGCAAGGAGCCGGTGAAGGAGCATCTGCTCATCACGCGCTACAACCCGAAGCGCGTGAGCGAGGGCGAGATGCTGTCGCTCTCGGACATCCAGGAAATCCTGCGCATCGATCTGATCGGCGTGATTCCGGAATCGGAAGCGGTGCTGCATGCATCGAATCAGGGTTTGCCGGCGGTGCATCTGGACGGCACGGATGTCGCCGAATCGTACAAGGACGTGGTGTCGCGCTTCCTCGGAGAAGAAAAGGCGCTGCGCTTCACCGATTATCAGAAGCCAGGTCTGCTGCAACGTATCTTCGGCACCAAGTAAGGGGACGCAATGTCGATTCTTTCGTTTTTGCTGGGCGAGAAAAAAAAGTCCGCTTCGGTCGCGAAGGAACGCTTGCAGTTGATCATTGCGCACGAGCGCGCGGGTGGCAGAGCCGCCGCCGATTATCTGCCGGCGTTGCAACGGGAACTGGTTGCCGTGATTTCGAAGTACGTGAAGATTTCCGATGACGATATTCGAGTCAGCCTCGAACGTCAGGACGACCTCGAAGTGCTTGAAGTGAAGATCGAGATTCCGCAGGCGTAGTAACGAACGTCAGCGCGCGGCGCCGCGTCCGGTCAGGGCCGGGCGCGTGCCGCTGAGAAAAAAGCGAAAGCCAGAATCAGGTGATTCTGGCTTTTTTGTTGTGCGCGCTATCGTTTGCGCGCTCGGCTCGGGCGATGCGCGAGCGCTGTTCGCATCGGTTCGATGCGTCGGCACGGATGATTGCGGGAGCCAGAAAAAAGAACAGGCGCGAGGCTTTCGCCGGGCGCCCAGGAAACGCTCCCGCCAGAAGCAGGAACGGAGAGGAGAAGAGAGCAATTCGCCCAGCAATGACCACCAGCTGCACGAACCGCATTACCTGCTCAGAGTGTCCGTTCCAAGGAAAGTTCAACCACGTTGAAAATTTTTTGTAGGTTCGCTGTGGGAAGCCGGGCGGCCGTCTCAGGCTGTCAGGACTTCGAATGCGAGCACCGCGACAATCGCGCCGACGTTCGCGATGACCGCTTCGAACAGCACGCCGCGCCACGTCGCGGGACGGAATTTCACGGCGAGCAGCAAAGCCGTCACAAGCGCGATGGCCACGATCGCGACCAGATGCGAACTCTCCAGATAAATGCGCATGGCGGCCTCCTTTTTCATTCGCGGCATTACTTTCCGCGCGGCGGTTTTTGTCGAACTTGTTTCGAGTATAGGCAGTGGCATATTTACTGGAAAGCGGACAAAAAAGTCATTTTGCCGCCAGCTTGCCGACTGCCATCGAGTGTTAATTTAAATACTCGTTGATTCACGGAATTTTCTTTCTAGACTAGGTACAAACCCCGTATGTGCGCGAGCCAGCCCGGCAGCGCGCCGAACCGCAGGCTCGTGGAGCATTCGCCAATGACTTCCCCGACGACACGTTCTCTCGAAGTCGATTTCTTTCGAGGAATCGTGCTGCTCATTATCGCGGTCGACCATATAACGGGAAGTGTGCTTTCGCGCTTTACGCTGCATCAATACGCATTCTGTGATTCCGCTGAGGTATTCGTGTTTCTCGGAGGTTATGCGTCGGCGGCGGCTTTTACGGCGCTTGCGACTCGCCGTAGCGATTCAGCCGCTCGCCGACGCTTTTTCAAACGCAGTTGGGAAATCTATCGCGCGTACCTGTTCACGGCGTTCCTGATGCTGATCGGCGGCGCGCTTTTGATGGCCCTGAAGGTCGACACGCCGATGGTCCAGTACACCGAATGGCCGAATTTCCTCGAGCGTCCGTTCGGCCTGACCGTCGATATCGCGTTGCTGCGTCAGCAGCCGTATCTGTCCGCCGTGCTGCCGATGTATTCCGTGTTCGCGCTCGCCGTGCCGGTGAT from the Caballeronia sp. NK8 genome contains:
- the minE gene encoding cell division topological specificity factor MinE, with amino-acid sequence MSILSFLLGEKKKSASVAKERLQLIIAHERAGGRAAADYLPALQRELVAVISKYVKISDDDIRVSLERQDDLEVLEVKIEIPQA
- a CDS encoding GNAT family N-acetyltransferase, with product MSPSLTVSRIAAQQGFVLRELRTASLREAPYAFGETLEDALLVEPSSFDATAELHANSPRLATFLLYTEGHPCGLVHAYIEEAPNARAFVSALWVAPAVRHLRGGELLVNAASQWLAEQGAAEVHAWISEENRTAMRFYERLHFGPTGDRRAMPSHEQEAESLYVRHMHSEHHA
- the minD gene encoding septum site-determining protein MinD; protein product: MAKIIVVTSGKGGVGKTTTSASFASALALRGHKTAVIDFDVGLRNLDLIMGCERRVVYDLINVIQGEANLHQALIKDKKCENLFILPASQTRDKDALTLEGVEKVINELIKMDFEYIICDSPAGIESGALMAMHFADEALIVTNPEVSSVRDSDRILGILSSKTKRAVEGKEPVKEHLLITRYNPKRVSEGEMLSLSDIQEILRIDLIGVIPESEAVLHASNQGLPAVHLDGTDVAESYKDVVSRFLGEEKALRFTDYQKPGLLQRIFGTK
- the minC gene encoding septum site-determining protein MinC; this translates as MSLNKTPFFELRSGSVDTLLFVVKTPDLDALRTELTRRFEATPEFFAGDVVAIDVRRLADAAKGGEGERVSLAELETLLKIVRMRPIGIVALPAQTWAIQWANEGGLPVLEARDRRGAPKPSVDEAKPNTEAAAVIEAAVAKAPAPAALPAPATIIDRPLRSGQQVYAKGDLIVLGLVSYGAEVIAEGNIHIYAPLRGRALAGVHGNLDARIFCTCLEPELISIAGIYRTTENPLPADVLSKPVQIWLNEEKLMIEPLRLT